A region from the Palaemon carinicauda isolate YSFRI2023 chromosome 9, ASM3689809v2, whole genome shotgun sequence genome encodes:
- the LOC137646640 gene encoding ribosome-binding protein 1-like, which translates to MCEERYEGVGIEQERNEGVGIEQERNEGVGIEQERNEGVGIEQERNEGVGIEQARNEGVGIEQERNEGVRIEQERNEGVGIEQERNEGVGIEQERNEGVGIEQERNEGVGIEQERNEGVGIEQERNEGVGIEQERNEGVGIEQERNEGVGIEQERNEGVGIEQERNEGVGIEQERNEGVGIEQERNEGVGIEQERNEGVGIEQERIEGVGIEQERNEGVGIEQERNEGVGIEQERNEGVGIEQERNEGVGIEQERNEGVGIEQERNEGVGIEQERIEGVGIEQERNEGVGIEQERNEGVGIEQERNEGVGIEQERNEGVGIEQERNEGVGIEQGRCTAQKEMEEGVEEPLQTPPNRDRLVEKEDVIDDILLLQNAN; encoded by the coding sequence ATGTGTGAAGAGAGatatgagggagttgggattgagcaaGAGAGAaatgagggagttgggattgagcaaGAGAGAaatgagggagttgggattgagcaaGAGAGAaatgagggagttgggattgagcaaGAGAGAaatgagggagttgggattgagcaaGCGAGAaatgagggagttgggattgagcaaGAGAGAAATGAGGGAGTTAGGATTGAGCAAGAGAGAaatgagggagttgggattgagcaaGAGAGAaatgagggagttgggattgagcaaGAGAGAaatgagggagttgggattgagcaaGAGAGAaatgagggagttgggattgagcaaGAGAGAAATGAGGGAGTTGGTATTGAGCAAGAGAGAaatgagggagttgggattgagcaaGAGAGAaatgagggagttgggattgagcaaGAGAGAaatgagggagttgggattgagcaaGAGAGAaatgagggagttgggattgagcaaGAGAGAaatgagggagttgggattgagcaaGAGAGAaatgagggagttgggattgagcaaGAGAGAaatgagggagttgggattgagcaaGAGAGAaatgagggagttgggattgagcaaGAGAGAAttgagggagttgggattgagcaaGAGAGAaatgagggagttgggattgagcaaGAGAGAaatgagggagttgggattgagcaaGAGAGAaatgagggagttgggattgagcaaGAGAGAaatgagggagttgggattgagcaaGAGAGAaatgagggagttgggattgagcaaGAGAGAaatgagggagttgggattgagcaaGAGAGAAttgagggagttgggattgagcaaGAGAGAaatgagggagttgggattgagcaaGAGAGAaatgagggagttgggattgagcaaGAGAGAaatgagggagttgggattgagcaaGAGAGAaatgagggagttgggattgagcaaGAGAGAaatgagggagttgggattgagcaaGGAAGATGCACTGCACAGAAGGAAATGGAAGAAGGTGTTGAAGAACCATTACAGACACCCCCAAATAGGGACAGGCTTGTGGAGAAAGAAGATGTAATAGACGATATTCTATTGCTGCAGAATGCTAattag